A stretch of the Drosophila sulfurigaster albostrigata strain 15112-1811.04 chromosome 2L, ASM2355843v2, whole genome shotgun sequence genome encodes the following:
- the LOC133850152 gene encoding beta-1,4-glucuronyltransferase 1 isoform X1 has protein sequence MAVKFNIRNLRVFLLLLLMTIAAFLLLSNVEQVHQLAVTQPPHRIEKIELESLELVEETYEDIPLEHKMTTESPRLVTQRTLELKKLLKCRDRQLKLEKVQHGDYWVIKNLVIGRESQRMGCAESITYTTNGDFTFFDNLETVAQRWLGPISFAIHSPGYDLNSTLDAIQYVRNCLPGSQLISDYVSFHVFFAHAHMPEYVPYDESETLNWPYNCVAEDGDLLMPPYYQNRNQMYKVQANMTYPINVGRNIARHAANTHFIFACDIELYPSLGFVDQFLNMVYHNNSVLQLDPKLPPRVYPLPVFEIHEDVMVPNDKNELMQLFHKKKAQLFHAHLCQNCHKVPGYQNWLNQKSNSSDQLKLFSKTLRQDTFKYWEPFYVSDNREPFFDERVTWEGQSNKRIQGYAMCLLGYEYHVLHPAFLVHSPGIKIPSGNSTRAIYAKEMTRFIKSKIQPEYRVLYGKNKKCFT, from the exons ATGGCTGTAAAGTTCAATATTCGTAACTTGCGCGTATTTTTGCTACTTTTGCTGATGACTATAGCCGCTTTCCTGCTGCTCTCAAATGTGGAGCAAGTGCATCAATTGGCAGTCACCCAACCGCCACACCGCATTGAGAAGATCGAACTGGAATCTTTGGAGCTTGTGGAAGAAACCTACGAAGATATTCCACTCGAACATAAGATGACCACAGAATCGCCCAGATTAGTCACCCAGCGAACTTTAGAACTGAAAAAGCTTCTCAAGTGCCGCGATCGCCAATTGAAGCTTGAGAAAGTTCAACATGGCGATTACTGGGTAATCAAGAACTTGGTCATTGGCAGGGAAAGTCAACGCATGGGTTGCGCAGAGTCCATTACTTATACCACAAACGGAGACTTCACATTCTTCGACAATCTCGAGACGGTGGCACAACG CTGGTTGGGACCCATCAGCTTTGCCATACACTCTCCGGGCTATGATCTGAACTCTACGCTGGACGCCATACAGTATGTGAGAAACTGTTTGCCGGGCAGTCAATTGATCAGCGACTACGTGAGCTTCCACGTCTTCTTTGCCCATGCACATATGCCTGAGTATGTGCCCTACGATGAGAGCGAAACACTAAACTGGCCATACAATTGTGTGGCAGAGGACGGAGATCTATTGATGCCACCTTATTACCAGAATCGGAACCAGATGTACAAAGTGCAGGCGAATATGACGTATCCGATCAATGTGGGACGAAATATTGCCAGACATGCGGCAAACACTCACTTCATATTCGCCTGCGACATTGAGCTGTATCCGAGTCTGGGATTTGTGGATCAATTTCTCAATATGGTCTATCATAACAATAGTGTGCTGCAACTGGATCCTAAGCTGCCTCCGAGGGTTTATCCGCTGCCAGTCTTCGAGATCCATGAGGATGTGATGGTGCCCAACGACAAGAACGAACTCATGCAGTTGTTTCACAAGAAGAAGGCTCAACTCTTTCATGCCCACTTGTGTCAGAATTGTCACAAGGTTCCCGGCTATCAGAATTGGCTAAATCAAAAGTCCAATTCATCAGATCAACTTAAATTGTTCAGCAAGACATTGAGACAGGACACCTTCAAGTACTGGGAACCTTTTTATGTCAGCGACAATCGTGAGCCATTCTTCGATGAGCGAGTCACCTGGGAAGGACAGTCGAATAAGCGCATTCAG GGCTACGCCATGTGCTTGCTGGGCTATGAGTATCATGTGCTGCATCCTGCCTTCTTAGTTCATAGTCCTGGCATCAAGATCCCAAGTGGGAACTCTACCCGGGCAATTTACGCCAAAGAAATGACCAGATTCATCAAGTCCAAGATTCAACCCGAGTATCGCGTGCTCTATggcaaaaataagaaatgtttCACAtga
- the LOC133850152 gene encoding beta-1,4-glucuronyltransferase 1 isoform X2, whose amino-acid sequence MPEYVPYDESETLNWPYNCVAEDGDLLMPPYYQNRNQMYKVQANMTYPINVGRNIARHAANTHFIFACDIELYPSLGFVDQFLNMVYHNNSVLQLDPKLPPRVYPLPVFEIHEDVMVPNDKNELMQLFHKKKAQLFHAHLCQNCHKVPGYQNWLNQKSNSSDQLKLFSKTLRQDTFKYWEPFYVSDNREPFFDERVTWEGQSNKRIQGYAMCLLGYEYHVLHPAFLVHSPGIKIPSGNSTRAIYAKEMTRFIKSKIQPEYRVLYGKNKKCFT is encoded by the exons ATGCCTGAGTATGTGCCCTACGATGAGAGCGAAACACTAAACTGGCCATACAATTGTGTGGCAGAGGACGGAGATCTATTGATGCCACCTTATTACCAGAATCGGAACCAGATGTACAAAGTGCAGGCGAATATGACGTATCCGATCAATGTGGGACGAAATATTGCCAGACATGCGGCAAACACTCACTTCATATTCGCCTGCGACATTGAGCTGTATCCGAGTCTGGGATTTGTGGATCAATTTCTCAATATGGTCTATCATAACAATAGTGTGCTGCAACTGGATCCTAAGCTGCCTCCGAGGGTTTATCCGCTGCCAGTCTTCGAGATCCATGAGGATGTGATGGTGCCCAACGACAAGAACGAACTCATGCAGTTGTTTCACAAGAAGAAGGCTCAACTCTTTCATGCCCACTTGTGTCAGAATTGTCACAAGGTTCCCGGCTATCAGAATTGGCTAAATCAAAAGTCCAATTCATCAGATCAACTTAAATTGTTCAGCAAGACATTGAGACAGGACACCTTCAAGTACTGGGAACCTTTTTATGTCAGCGACAATCGTGAGCCATTCTTCGATGAGCGAGTCACCTGGGAAGGACAGTCGAATAAGCGCATTCAG GGCTACGCCATGTGCTTGCTGGGCTATGAGTATCATGTGCTGCATCCTGCCTTCTTAGTTCATAGTCCTGGCATCAAGATCCCAAGTGGGAACTCTACCCGGGCAATTTACGCCAAAGAAATGACCAGATTCATCAAGTCCAAGATTCAACCCGAGTATCGCGTGCTCTATggcaaaaataagaaatgtttCACAtga
- the LOC133850599 gene encoding LOW QUALITY PROTEIN: septin-interacting protein 1 (The sequence of the model RefSeq protein was modified relative to this genomic sequence to represent the inferred CDS: deleted 2 bases in 2 codons) yields the protein MSDNEYERFEITDYDLDNEFNINRPRRRTTKHQQIYGIWADDSDNESEGGSRRTTRTTRLGGGSTGKSKDYTAPVSFVAGGIQQSGKKQKKKPEEKGSEEAENDGEGEESEGEEVRPSFGRQLSDDNSNDSSTDEDEKSRQAARNSSKNSIAGMRHNSHLPSSRNVGAWEQHTRGIGAKLLLQMGYEPGKGLGKDLQGISQPVQAHVRKGRGAIGAYGPEVAASIGGQGQGKQGRIEDEARESKESKEQQNKWRKGGGETREKHGKRYYYKSVEEVIAKGKKSDHLLGEKLSKRLGNVPVIDMTGPERRVLSGYHALAQNKITPEETLYEAQEGEQKSAPVSVFSMPELTHNVQLLVSQCEQEIIAIDKTERECADRQAALQHEQFQLQELVQLERNHMTTLQEALARLDQLSENPELSLVQAEQLFLELQQDYAAEYKEFGMADLAAGVIAPLLKRELSDWQPLEQPTQPLQLIKRWRGILQRDESEELSRNVFDPYSSLIWAGVMPSFRTCAASWQPKEHAPMAALLDAWAPLLPTWVLDSVLEQLVLPRLTIGVQEWDPLTDTVPIHSWILPWHGILGSKLAESIYPQIRSKLGVALQAWSPQDRSARAMLTPWREAFAPDEQLLQFLLRHIIPKLQAVLAEFVINPLQQNLELWHQVWEWHELIPAPQMAQLLDKHFFPRWMQVLVMWLNQSPDYAEISRWYAGWKNMFSEDILREPCIKEHLRRALEMLHRATDAVLQTTSAPPPPMPPAPAPVLLTPVMLVDVVQPAQLEFKELVSQKCAEMGIIFAPLPGRRELGKQIYRVGKLFCYIDRNVCMLSDSSFTNWQPVGLTQLLERAQTGII from the exons ATGTCGGATAATGAATACGAACGTTTCGAAATCACTGACTATGATCTGGACAATGAGTTCAACATAAATCGACCTCGCCGACGCACCACGAAGCATCAGCAAATCTATG GTATTTGGGCGGATGACAGTGACAATGAAAGCGAGGGGGGAAGCAGGCGGACGACGAGGACGACGCGG CTCGGAGGCGGCTCAACTGGCAAGTCAAAAGATTACACGGCACCCGTAAGTTTTGTTGCTGGCGGAATTCAACAATcaggcaaaaagcaaaagaagaaaccGGAAGAGAAGGGGTCGGAAGAGGCGGAAAATGACGGCGAGGGTGAAGAAAGTGAAGGGGAGGAAGTGCGTCCATCATTCGGACGCCAGCTCAGtgatgacaacagcaacgacagctcAACAGACGAGGATGAGAAGTCGCGCCAAGCGGCTAGGAATTCATCGAAGAATTCAATAGCAGGAATGCGGCATAACTCGCATTTGCCCAGCAGTCGCAATGTCGGTGCCTGGGAGCAGCATACACGCGGCATTGGcgccaagctgctgctgcaaatggGATACGAGCCGGGCAAAGGATTGGGCAAGGATCTGCAGGGTATTTCGCAGCCAGTGCAAGCCCATGTCCGCAAAGGACGCGGTGCCATTGGCGCCTATGGACCCGAGGTGGCAGCCAGCATTGGCGGCCAAGGTCAAGGGAAACAAGGAAGAATCGAAGATGAAGCCAGAGAGTCAAAGGAGTCTAAGGAACAGCAAAACAAGTGGAGGAAAGGCGGCGGTGAGACGCGCGAGAAGCACGGAAAGCGTTACTACTACAAGTCCGTGGAAGAAGTGATAGCCAAGGGCAAGAAATCCGATCATCTGCTTGGCGAGAAGCTGAGCAAGCGCCTCGGCAATGTTCCCGTGATTGATATGACGGGACCAGAGCGTCGTGTGCTAAGCGGCTATCACGCTTTGGCCCAGAACAAGATCACGCCTGAGGAGACGCTTTACGAGGCACAAGAGGGCGAGCAGAAGAGCGCTCCAGTTTCGGTGTTTAGCATGCCCGAGTTGACGCACAACGTTCAGCTGCTGGTGAGTCAATGCGAGCAGGAAATCATTGCCATAGACAAGACGGAGCGCGAGTGTGCCGACCGACAGGCTGCATTGCAGCACGAACAGTTTCAGCTGCAGGAGCTGGTGCAGTTGGAGCGCAATCACATGACAACATTGCAGGAAGCATTGGCGCGACTCGATCAACTTAGTGAGAATCCCGAGTTAAGCTTGGTGCAGGCGGAACAGCTGTTTCTGGAGCTGCAGCAGGATTATGCGGCAGAGTACAAGGAGTTTGGTATGGCTGATCTGGCAGCGGGAGTCATTGCGCCGCTGCTGAAGCGAGAGCTGAGCGATTGGCAACCGTTGGAGCAGCCCAcgcagccgctgcagctgATCAAGCGTTGGCGCGGCATTCTGCAGCGTGACGAGAGCGAGGAGCTATCACGTAATGTCTTCGATCCGTACTCTTCGCTCATCTGGGCAGGAGTAATGCCCTCGTTTCGCACATGCGCCGCCAGCTGGCAGCCCAAGGAGCATGCACCGATGGCCGCGCTGTTGGATGCCTGGGCACCACTGTTGCCCACCTGGGTGCTTGACTCGGTGCTGGAGCAGCTAGTGTTGCCACGTCTTACAATCGGCGTGCAGGAATGGGATCCTCTGACCGACACGGTGCCCATACACAGTTGGATTCTTCCCTGGCATGGCATTCTGGGCAGCAAGTTGGCCGAGTCGATTTATCCGCAGATACGCAGCAAGCTGGGTGTCGCCTTGCAGGCCTGGTCACCGCAGGATCGCTCGGCACGCGCCATGCTCACGCCCTGGCGAGAAGCCTTTGCTCCCGATgaacagctgctgcagtttcTGCTGCGTCACATCATACCCAAGTTGCAGGCGGTGCTGGCAGAGTTTGTCATCAATCCGCTGCAGCAGAACTTGGAGCTGTGGCATCAGGTCTGGGAGTGGCATGAACTCATTCCAGCTCCACAAATGGCTCAGCTGCTGGACAAGCATTTCTTTCCACGCTGGATGCAGGTGTTGGTCATGTGGCTCAATCAATCACCCGACTATGCGGAGATCTCGCGTTGGTATGCGGGCTGG AAAAACATGTTCAGCGAGGACATCTTACGGGAGCCTTGTATCAAGGAGCACCTGCGTCGCGCCCTCGAAATGCTGCATCGTGCTACGGATGCGGTATTGCAGACCACTTCGGCTCCTCCGCCTCCTATGCcacctgctcctgctcctgtgCTGCTCACTCCTGTTATGCTGGTGGATGTGGTGCAGCCTGCGCAGCTGGAGTTCAAGGAGCTCGTCTCGCAGAAATGCGCCGAGATGGGCATCATCTTTGCCCCGCTTCCGGGCAGAAGAGAACTTGGCAAACAG ATCTATCGCGTGGGCAAACTCTTCTGCTATATTGATCGTAATGTCTGCATGCTAAGCGACAGCAGCTTTACAAACTGGCAACCCGTGGGACTTACTCAATTACTAGAACGAGCACAGACTGGCATTATTTAG
- the LOC133850031 gene encoding nuclear envelope integral membrane protein 1, whose amino-acid sequence MLKLIVLQLLLASCSLGLFHDQPIEQMVIYLQPDEIHVQDALSMIQSIYTKNGVHIYCHNEDSFKIGNIFQTIMLQLITKEPNAKYAQYKAATPLGVRQAHLEGHECHEGKLMSGRTKTVHYISLPAHAAACYGIYTDEAYNLTMLQYPDDGERSTWFVLGLMLWLSASLMGQSFSSCYVVAVALGLHFTGWGIVCGTLILAGDYGMKSLQPVSTNFKLVLERYPTSVALILVLAAWLMYRLCEAHQSLWRFKYVQQVYFRLLRGIAYYLILNASGHKYFGWICVAMLLPQPELYRFVKRLRDETIRARRTWFPPRARTLLTEEEFEAQTRLETRRALSHLRQQVHETSPSWKQMAHLQTPCRFVRFMGCGDQRSDENTVNEELPENCRATEPNVALLEHLTTAINNSCSSASVSSTDARNQNRHYSRTMRSLRAESR is encoded by the coding sequence ATGTTGAAGCTAATTGTGTTacagttgctgctggcaaGCTGCAGTCTTGGCTTATTCCACGACCAACCCATTGAGCAAATGGTCATCTATCTGCAACCTGATGAAATTCACGTTCAGGATGCACTCTCGATGATCCAATCGATCTATACCAAAAATGGTGTGCATATTTATTGTCACAACGAGGATTCCTTCAAGATTGGCAACATCTTTCAGACCATAATGTTGCAGCTGATAACAAAGGAGCCCAATGCCAAGTACGCGCAATACAAGGCTGCCACGCCTCTGGGCGTGCGCCAAGCTCATCTCGAGGGTCACGAGTGTCACGAGGGGAAATTAATGTCTGGCAGAACAAAGACTGTGCATTACATCAGTCTGCCAGCACATGCTGCCGCCTGCTATGGCATCTACACCGATGAGGCATACAACCTGACCATGTTGCAGTATCCCGACGATGGCGAACGCTCCACGTGGTTCGTGTTGGGTTTGATGCTCTGGCTCTCGGCATCGCTGATGGGACAAAGCTTCAGCTCTTGCTACGTCGTTGCTGTCGCTTTGGGACTGCATTTCACTGGTTGGGGCATCGTTTGTGGGACACTGATCTTGGCTGGAGATTATGGCATGAAGAGCCTGCAACCTGTGAGCaccaatttcaaattagtcCTGGAACGCTACCCAACATCGGTGGCACTAATTTTGGTCTTAGCCGCCTGGCTAATGTACAGATTGTGTGAGGCACATCAATCGCTTTGGCGTTTTAAATATGTCCAGCAAGTGTATTTCCGACTGCTGCGTGGCATCGCCTATTACCTCATTTTAAATGCTTCGGGTCACAAGTATTTCGGCTGGATCTGTGTGGCAATGTTGCTGCCTCAGCCAGAGCTTTACAGGTTTGTGAAACGGCTGCGGGACGAGACCATTAGAGCCAGACGCACCTGGTTTCCGCCCCGAGCACGAACATTGCTCACCGAAGAAGAGTTCGAGGCTCAGACGCGCCTGGAGACCAGGCGAGCGCTCTCACATCTTCGTCAGCAGGTGCACGAAACTTCGCCGAGTTGGAAGCAAATGGCACATTTGCAAACCCCTTGTCGCTTTGTGCGCTTCATGGGCTGTGGCGATCAACGGTCTGATGAGAATACTGTGAACGAGGAGTTGCCAGAGAACTGCAGGGCAACGGAACCAAATGTTGCACTACTGGAGCATCTAACAACGGCTATTAACAACAGTTGCTCCTCTGCATCCGTCTCCTCAACTGATGCACGAAACCAAAATCGACACTACTCGAGAACGATGCGCAGCCTTCGGGCAGAGTCACGCTAA